Genomic window (Kogia breviceps isolate mKogBre1 chromosome 15, mKogBre1 haplotype 1, whole genome shotgun sequence):
TTGGAAGCCCAGGGAACTCTGACTATGGGTTGGGTGCCTAACTCAGGTCTTGGAAGAGAATCTGGCCTCTAAGTTGCTTCCTGCTCCCTCTCAACCCCGACATTAGGACACACACAAGTCTTGTCCCCCCTAAGATCGACCCTCTCTCTCACTTCTGGAGGATTGTTCATTCCCCGTAATTGTTTAGCAAATGACTCCAGaatacacaaaaatcattttGTTGCAACACATTCCATTCTATAGTGACTTCATTTCAATTAGCTGTCAGAGGCCTGAAACAGAGATGCATGGTACTGCTTGGATAAATCACCACGTTGGTTTGAAAGTGGATTTAAGACAGCCGGGGTTGGGGTCGGGGGGCAAGTGGACAGAGGGGataaatatttcatcatttcttCCCTTCTTGATGTTCTGCCAGTTTGTTCTCATTTCCATGCTTCTCCCCCTGCACGCCGGCAGATTGCAGACTGTAAATTTGAGGGGAAATAGTAAATGTGCAAATGTGATAAATAAACATGTTGGTTTTGCAGGGACGGATATTATTATCATCCAGATTTACAGCCCTCCTCGCCTGCATGCTTTATTGCATTTGGGGAAAAGCAGAGCGAGGTTTTCATGTTACATTGACCAACTTTCTGCCTTTCGCCCCCATAACCCACTCTGAGTCATTTAAATATCAACCTAGACCAGGGACACAATCCGTCTCCCTGGGAGTGAATGCATCTTGACAGGTGTTTTCTTTGGGGATAGTTATTTATAGTTGCAAGAGCTATCATCCTGTAGGGTGCTTttgtttcctccctccccctttgtCATTTCTCTAAAActgaacatatttttgttttcccagtaAGAAAAAGTGCCAGATCGATGATTTAaatctctcttcctctgttttctctttcttcctgtctccttcTCTGCCTGTCTCTTTATATTCTACCTTCTTCTATCTTCCATCTTCGGGACAGGTTCTGGATCCTTTGAATCCAAGTGTCACCACCAACTTTTGGGCCACACGATCAAATTACTTACCATCCCTGAGTCTCTCACCACCCTTGGGGCTGTGCTTTTTTCTCCCAGGCTCCTTGTTGCCAATTTGTAGGGAGAATTGAGTGAGATATTTCTGTGTCTGTTGCCAGCTTCCCTCCCACGACGTCACCCCAACTAGATGGTGAACTCTTGGGGACAGGGAGCTATGTCAGTttaccatccccccacccccacctgttcCTCCGCCCCCTGTTCTCCATCTCAGTCAAAGGACCTTCTTCTGGAGATGCACAGACAGAATCTTCGTGCCCCTTTGTCTTCCtggccacctccccttccccgaATCCAGCCTGTCACCAGGTCCTGTGGACTCCTTCCCCAGCTGTCTccactctctctgcctctctctgaccCCACAGCCCCTCTATTTTTTTTGAATGTCCCcaaagtgccaggcactgagctggtCTCTGACCGCTGTCCCCTCTCAAGAGGACCGATACAGCAGCATCTATACCGACTGCCCCATCTCCAGGCTTGCCCCCCCGCCCTCTCAGTACTTACTGTAATAGCTAAGGGATGGGGCAGTGGAGCGCGCGCCTGCAGATTCTGTTGCTAAGGAAACCACTTCCTTGGTTACCGGCCTGGGTAGCATTTGTCTCACTGGGTCTGGATCCCACTGAGTCACCCCCACTCTCcaggaagatgaggaggaggaggcgggagAGGACaacaggggtggggggggcaagAGACAGGCAAAGAGACAGAGAttaagagagagacagggagagagatgcTTGCACAAAGAGAAGCAGAAATCAAGAAAGAGATTacgatgaaaaaaaaaaagaaagagattacgatgtaaaaaaaaaaaagaaagagattacgatgaaagagagagattcagggatggggggagggagagagagaggaggaagacaagaaagaaaagaggtttAATGAGCAgctggaagaaataaaagagaccaCAAAGAGTGAAATTGAGAGCAGGAGGCAGTGTAAAGAAAAACAGTGACGGGGCTGGGGATGGCCAGAAAACAAACCAATGCAAGAgagatggggggaagggaggaaagcctCTAGGAGGAGCTGGTCCCTGTAGGACCTTGTCCCCCACCATCCCCTTTGCCTCCCCATCCTTTTCTCCCACCTGCATTGTCTACCAGGAATATGTTTGCAGCAGCCTCCAGGGTTCCTGGAAAAATCAGGAGGAAATCCCAGCCATCAGCAGATGTCGGGCCCTGTTTGTTCTCCTTGAGTTCTGGAGTCACAATGTACCGGAGGTGACAGCAGGATGAGAGTCTATGTGTCCCGGCTTGCAGGCCAGGCATGTCCCCTACCCTGGGGACTTCTGGAATGCAAagctttccttcctcctcaagTGCCAGGGTTTGGGTTGCACTTTTGGGAGAGGGCACACAGACACATCAGACACCGGGCGGTCATCACACCAGCTTGGGGGATGCAGCATCACCACACAGAAGGGCAGCTGAACACAGAAGCAGAGACAATGttacacaccaagacacacagttCTTCACAGGCAGTTACAGTTGCACAGACACCAAAGCAATGACTGCTCCCAGaacattctctgtctctgtctcttacacacacacacacacacacacacacacacacacacacacacacacacacaccagaaaaaaatcccatctgTGACCTCGCCTTACACGACACTCTATCACGTGGTAGAATTATCAACAAAACTTGTTTTTAATGATGGTGTTGACCTGAGGAATCTTCAGACAGAGGCTGGTGGCCTGAGGTGACCACCAGCAAAGAACTGGCCCAGGTCTTGGACCCAGAGTCTCCCAGAGAGAGCTGACCTCTAAGAGGGAGGGGAGGCCAAGCCCTCTAACTGCTTCGTGAAAGAAGAGTAGAAATTTGCCTGGGGGAAAGAAACACGTACAAAATACATTCAGAGCCCCCTGGCTGGGCCCCGGGGGTGGCCCGAATCCTACAGATGAGGGGCTCAGGGAAGAGAAACACAGGTCCAATCCCCTGGCCCTTCTCTTTGCATGGCCACGTTCCAAAGGGTGGAATGTATTAGTCATAttcctcttaaaaaaatatatctctttACACTCGCCTTCTCCATAGTCTCTTGGCTATGTGGGAATGAGCATTTAGCTGCACCCCAAGGCTTCTGCTCCAGACAGAAGAGCAAAGAGCTGTGACCTATGGCTTTTGCACCTACAAGGTGAGGGGATGGTGTAGGTGCACAAATGTGGGCTGGATGTGAAACCACTGGTACCCAAGGTGGGGGGAGAGATGGGATCCTGGATCTCAATGCTTTCTGAGATAGATGATCAGTGATTCAGGTCCTCGGGAATCCTTTGGTTTGATGTCTGAGCATCAAAAGAGCAGCGTTTGTATGGACATGAACAACCATCCCATTCACCCCGTTCCTTAAACCCCTAAGAGAAGCTGGCCCCATTGGACTATGACCAAAGGGAGGTCTATGGTCTGGGTAGGTAGTGGGGGTCTCTTTCGCTCACGGCTCCACCTGATTTGTAGCACTCTTGTTCTCTCTCCTGGATAGCAAGGGACCTATCGGTAGGGGTCAGAAGGGCAGTGTCAGATCAACATGTTGCACCCCACGGTGGAGAGGTGTGTTACCAGAGCTCTCAGTCTCACTCAGATTCTGCACGTGGCTTGTGGCCGTCCTGGTGAGATAATGGCTGGTGCCTGAGGACCCTGGAAGAGGGTCACCACCTGGATAGAGCTGcggaggaaagggaagaattcCAGCCCTCGAGGTGGACAGGAACAGGGTCATTTCTCAGGAGCACTGTGacctggtgggggggggtggattGGGATGTCAGTGACCCCACGCGGTGGCCCCAGTTAACCTGCTCTGAGCACCACTGCTTCCCTGACCCACCCAGAATGTCAGAAACCTAAGGCTGCAGAGAAACTTGCCAGCAATCTTTCTTCAAACAGAAGTGGCCAGGATAAACCCTGGCGCCAGTGCTTCCTGGCTGGGGCAGAGACGGGGAAGCTATGGGTGCTGAGCTCAGCATGGAGGAGAGTCTGGGGCCACATTTTTCCATGTCATTCTCTTTAGCTCTTGCACCAGGGTCCTCAACACCTGCGGTGGGGCACCCTTGTCTCTGGGACACCCATGAGCCCTCCTCCCCACAAGTGGAGCCCAGAGTGGTGGGCTCAAGGACACGGGAGACAGAGAAGGGTCCATGTGGCTAGAGCTCCCTAAACCAGTTGCCCCCTCCATCTCTGGGGTGCGGTGTGAGTAGGTGGGGAGTGCCCGCACAATCTCTTCGCTTGAGCCTCCTTTGTCATGCAGGAAACTCATCGAAGGGCAATAGCAGCCAAGGGAATTGTCCCCCAGTCGAAGAGGGGACTGATGGGTGTGGGCCCCCAGGGGTCTGGAGTCCCCAGGGCCTGCTTGGTCTGGACTGCCAGCTCCCCGCCCCACTCCGACCCATCATCTGGGGTAGTAGTCATCGGGAACGCCCGTGAGGTTCCTCCTTTTAAGGGCCGCATCCACCGTCTTGATGTAGGCCGAGATGGTCTTCTGCATGTCCGCCGTGTAGGGGTCGTACTCCAGCTTCCGGAGCCCCGAGCGCTTGAAGTTGCCATCCTTCTGGCTCTCCACACACAGCAGTCGGTCCTCCCTGACAGCCACACCCAGCAGGCCGACCATCCGGCCCAGCTGGACGAAGAGGTCCTGTTTCAGATCCTCAAAGTGCACCACCAGCACCTTCTTGCCGAACTTGAGCCAGTCCAGCGTGTGCGTGGCCCACCACGGGGCGTAGTTCCTTACGAACTCTGGCCACTCTGTGGACAGAGCAAGGAGGCCCAAGTCAGCGGGAGGACCCAGGTCAGATGGCGCTGGCAAGTCACAACAGCGCCACCACTGTTAACCCTTAGATCACCAAACTCgcccccttcctcccacctcAGGGCTGCTGCTTCTGCCTGGAAACATCTTAGCCCCTCCTTCTCTCTGGGGAGAATGACATTTGTCTGGTGCTTACTCCATGCCAGGCACAGACTTATATATAAATCCTtgttactctatttttttttttttttgtggtacgcgggcctctccctgttgtggcctctcccattgcagagcacagggtccagacacgcaggctcagcggccatggctcacgggcccagccgctccgcggcatgtgggatcctcccggaccggggcacgaacccatgtcccctgcatcggcaggcggactctcaaccactgcgccaccagggaagccctatttttatattttaatatatattgatcTTAATATAGAGTGTAATAAATATACTAATAGAGCTATCAATTCACTTATTCCTCACAAGAATACTGTGAGGCAGGCATCATCGTTTTCTTCATTTACAGAAGGGGGaactcaggcacagagaggttaagtaacttgcccaccaCAGCTAATaactggcagagccaggatttgaaaccaAACAGTCTGGCATCAAAGTCCGGGCTTTTAACTACCAAGTTATCCTGTGTAGGAACAGTTATCCTGTGTAGTAATAGTATCTTCTCACAGGATAGTAATAGGGCCTTTGTACAGAGAAGTGGAAAAAGCATACAAAATTTTCAGCACGGTGCCCTGTacccagtaggtgctcagtaaatgttggctattattattattgtgattaTTCTGTTCTCAGGTGAGATGTCATCTTCCCTGACTCTCCAGGCTCAGGCAGGTACCTCCTCTGGGCTGAGGGCAGTTTAAATCAGATTATTTACATTGTCATTTTGACACCTTTCTatcctatctttctttctttgctttttattgaaGCATCACACACTGTTTCTCTGTGCTGTTTGTTCCCTTGCCATGGTAAAAGGACAGGATGGATTGTCACCCAGATTGGGAGTGTGTGTTTGGGATCCCCTGACTCAAGAGACAGGCTACAAGAGAATGTGGGAAATTCACCAGAGAGccctggaagaagacctcagagagagagccagccagccagccccagAAGCTGTTGAAATTCTGATAAAGGGGAACCCAGGAGCGGGGTCATGGCGGATGTTGGGAACAGAGAGAGGGATTTGCAGCCTCAATTCTGAGCCCCAGCTGGAGAATCACAGGGCCTGTACTCCGGAACCCTGAAGCCATACCCCCTGCTTCTCACAGAAGCAGCACCACCCAGTACCCTCCAGAGGGATATGTTTACTGAACGAGGCTTAGTGAGTCTCCCAAGCTGGGTTGGGGAGCCCAGCTGGTTTTTAATAACTAAATCCTCATCCTTTGCTGGATGATGGATACCCCTTAACTCCTTTGATCATAGTAACTACCCTGAAAGGAAAAGACTACTGTTCATTTGTcaccagtgaggaaactgaggctcagagacgtgaagtaatttgcccaaggtcacacagccgggAAGCATCATCCAGACCAGGCCTGCCTGATTCCAGGCCCCCATCTTTCCTAGGCACCAGCAGCCtcacccccactccctcccccagcctcacaCCCAGCAGGGGtttaataaatggttgttgaactAAATTGAAATTCCCAACCGCCAAGTTGTGATGTGATAGAGGGCTCCTCTTTCTTTGCAGAGCACATCAGAATCTGTGGCGAGGCTCCTGCTCCCCCAGTGACCCCCTGGAACACCACAGCCGCTTGGGAAATATTTATGCTGATGACAAAGATATTATTTATCCTTCAAATAGATTATTTACAATGTATCTAGCTAATTGGGCCCGTACTGTTATAAGACCAGATGTATCTGTGTGATTAGGAAAAAATCTAGCGTGTGTATACTCTGCTTTACTTTTTGAGCAAGAATTTCCCCATTCCCGAGTCATCTCACAGCATCCCTGGTGATTCAGGACAACTGCCGCTCCCATGGCAGAAACCCAGATGGACGGAGAAGGCACTCAGTCACCCAGTAACACACAGATCTGGATGGACTTCCAGGCTTAGCCACTTGTGACCATCTCAAGAGGTTCCTGGAGGGTGGTCCTCAAGCAAAAGGAAGGGCCTGTCTGCATGATGGCCTGGATCCCCCAGATGGTGCCCCTGGCCTTGGACACAGGTGGGGGGGAGATGACATGGCATCCCTGTGACTGCAGACTTCCCCGGGGTGGGAATGTATGTTGCCTGAGCAGGTACTGTGTGCCAGGACTGTGCCGGGCACTTTGCACGCACTACCTCATGCAGTGCCCCTTACAAGAAGCCTGGAGAGTAGGAATTACTCTAGCTCCATTTTACACACGGGCACAAAGGTGGCTCAGAGATGTGAAgccacctgcccaaggccacacagtgggTGTCcagggcaggatttgaacccacgtTTATCCCAGACTGAGCCTGGCTCCTGCCCTCCTGGCAAACCCTTTAAGAGCACCTGATCTGACCATCTCCAGCACTCTTCTCGCCCCAGATCCTAGTCTACATCCGCTTACCTCACCTTCAGGTGTCATCTAAGACACGGGGTCTGTTCACAgaagactttggagtcagactgccagggttcaaaacccagctcctctccatattggctgtgtgaccttggggatgTCAGGAGgtctccttgagcctcagtttacccatctgcaCCATGGCAACTGTGTTAAGAACTCCATCCTAGACACGCCATACACATGGAATGGAATAAGATTTGCAGACTCTGGCACCAGGCCTGGGACATAGGAGGCGCTGGATAAATGTTGGCTACAATTATTCTTGATGTTGGTCCCCAGCATCTCTGAGATGCCCCAAGTGGCTCATCATTTTGGGGCAGCAGATACttgctccctccccatcccttccTAGAGCAAAGGTCCCTCACTTGAAGCTCCTAATGACTTCGCTGGaatgaagaagaacaaaaatgaaaaacaaaagcccTCATTTAGCTCAGGATTCCCGGTAATTGATGGCTGCCTTCAAATTGGGTAATAAAGGCACACTATGCCATGGACCACTGGTAATGAGTGCTGGTTCTGCTGGAACTGTCCCCCACAAGGGACTGGCGGGACACGGGCTGGCCACTCTCTGCTTCATCTTCTTGTCAAAGGGAGGAACCGGGGTCTGATTAATGGCTTAACTGTATTTAATTCTCCATGGAATCATTAAACACGGTCTCTGTTTCATTAAACAGATACAGGACAATTCACCTTGTGTAATCATATCACATAAAACTTTGCTTTGGGCCCACTCCAGGGATATCATAAAATCAATGTTATGGAACCAAAAGccagggggtgggtggtggtgacaCGAGCCTCGACCCAGCTATAACTGGGAGGGGGACACGGGTGAGTGACCTCTCAGCAGGTGACCTCTGCTCTTAGCTGGCAGTAACCCTCACATTCCCGGCCGAGGGTGTcctaaagcagtgattctcaaatttgAAAGCTCACAAGAAGCTTCTGGAAGGAATCTTATTAAAATGAGAATTCTGATCCAGTAAGTGTGAGGTGGGACCTGAGAAGCTTCATTTCAAACGAATTCCCaagtgatactgatgctgctggagCAGGCAAGGGTCTCAAACTCAAGTGCCTACAGGGTCAGATGTTAATGCAAATGAGAGGAATGGGTGGGTGGGGTCCGTGGGGATGGGGTTCTTTGGGGAAGGCTCTCAGGCAGAGCACTTGAAGATCTGGGTCAGGCCTGGGAGGAAGCACTGGGAGAAGGTCCCTCCCAACCCAGAATAATGAGGGGCTCCCAGGTCCCGAATAGGAGGTGTGTGTCCTGAAATCTCCTTTTTCCCATCCCCTGTAGCCTCTGGGCTCAGCCTGTCCCGACACCTCCCTTATCTTTGGTTTTAAAGCTCCCAACTGTCTTGAATAAGGAAGAGGCAAGATGGCTCCTGGGAATTAGGAAATTGCCTAAACCTGAGACGAGGGGTTATGCCAGGACCGGGGAGCCTTCTGAATGTACCAGAATGTCAGCAACACCCCAAGGTGAGAGACAGCCTGGTAGCTAATGCCTGGGTTTGGATCTCAGCTCGCTCAACTCCTGGGGCCTCGGCCACATGACTCGCTCCCTTCCTGGGATGGTATTCTGCTACCGGTGATTGTGGCAGCCCTTCTTACCTCCTCGGGTAATTAgaagatttaaatgagataattattgCTAAGTGCCTGGTCGCATATGAGCTTCCCATGTGAATTCCCTCCTTTTATACTTGGAGCTGTAGGATGCCTGGGAGGTGGAGAGCTGGACTCTTAGTCCTGCCATTATGTGCCCGAGTGACTCTGGCAGGCCCTGCCTCTCTTGGGACTCGTTTTCCCCATTAATAGAGAATGAATCCGTGGTTCTCAGGCCTGCCTGcacactgctttaaaaaataccagtgcCCAGGCTCCACTCCAGTAATCGTCTGGGGTGCAGCCAGGGCACTGGGACTTCCCCACATCCTGGGATTCTGATGTGCTGCTGGGGCTGAGGACGCCTGGGTTCGGCCACCTCCCAGGTCCTTTCCAGCTTGACAAGCAGAACATCTGCTCCCGGGACAGGATCCTGCCGTTAGCACCTACAGACTTCTCAGCCTGGCTCCAAacagtggtctttttttttttttttttgcggtgcgcgggcctctcaccgctgtggcctctcccattgcggagcacaggctccggacgcgcaggcccagcggccatgactcgcgggcccagccgctccacggcatgtggggtcttcccggaccggggcacgaacccgtgtcccctgcatcggcaggcggactctcaaccactgcgccaccagggaagccccgtggttGTTTTTGATTGATCTACAAATAAATAACTCAGAGGTCTCTTTAGCCCTGGGAACAAATGTCATCACCTGTCCAAGCTTCCGCCCCCTCGCTGAGAGACGGGGTAAAGCAGGGGAAGGGACAGACAGGCCTCTTGAGCAAACTGGTAACCCAGGGCACAGCTGGTCAGGCAGGCCCAAGGGTTTTCATCCATGACGTCAGTGCTAAGAATGTGATTGGCTGAGCTAACGCTGTCCCACCTGCTCTGGTTCtctctggggaggggctggagcgTGGAGCGGCTGGGGGCCAGGGGGAGGGTTTGGAGGAGTGGGGAGCACCCCCGGGCCTAGAGGCTGCAGCAGCCTGGTTCCTTGAAGCTGGATGAGGTCGGCTGGGCTCACGTTCACAGAGTACTTACTCGGCATCAGGAGCTCCGAGCGGGGGGATTTGTAGCCACTGACGTTCAGTCTAACTCATTATCATAGCTCAAGCAAGAGTCCCTGGGTTCAAACCCCTGCCCCACCACTTCCTGGAAAAGTGCCTTCACCTCCCTGAAGCTAGCTTGCCCCATCCATAACACAGGGTTTATTGTGTGAACCTAACCCAGGCATTAGCTACCAGGGTGTCTCTCACCTTGGGGTATTGCTGACATTCTGGTCACGCATGGAGGTGACTTCCATTATGGTAATGGAGATATGGGTGATAACTGACATAGGATTTTGAGGAGGTTGGGTCTGACTTCGGAGCTCTCCCCACTACTGTAGGCCGCCGTTCTGTACTGAGACATTCTTCCATTCTGGAATCTACTAAGCACCAGAGTGAACATCAAACTCAGATCATCTTAATGAAGTTTAGCGCTCGAAGACTGACACTGTCACTTCCCAGCTatacctggggcaagtcacttaacctctctgagttttcCAATCCAGAGTAGTTGAGAGGGTTCATAGAATGATGATCTTAGGAGCTCACAGGTGACCTCAGGGCCACTCAGCCACTGACCCTGGGCTGGATTCAGATCCCAGGAAAGGGCTCTTGAACACGAGGGTCCACTGAGTGTTTTTAAAGGGTTAAATTCTTGGATTTTACTACCTCCACTTTATAAACAGGGCAATCTAAGTTCACGGAGGTGAAGGAGCTTTTCTAGGAAGTGGTGGAGTTGGGATCTGAACTCAGGGAGTCTTGGTCCAGAGCCCAtgcccttaaccactgtgccatgacaACCACCTGGCTCACAGAGGCTGAGGCTGGTGGGTATGGCGGGATGTGCAAAGCACACCTTCTCTTCCTTAAGCAGGACCTGGACACTTACACACATGCCCTCAAGGCTGCCCTCCTGGATTCCTGGCAGGAGACAGCCCCAGCCCCTCGCACTGCCCTCTGCACCCTAAGGCTCCACCCACCCAACTCCAAAGCAGTACCTTTGCCCTTCCAATGGGCATGGGCAGCAAAGCCGATGTGTCCGCCATACTTGCGGTTGAACTCCGCCATGAGGGCCTTGTAGGGGTTGCGGATGAGCAGGATGGCCGCGTCGAAGGCCTCGATCTCCTTCTGGCCACTCTCGTGCGTCTTGATGCAGATGGTCCTCCCGCTGCGCCAGTGGTCCCGCTCACCTTTAAACCCTTCCCACAACCAGGGGGTTAGGGAATGTGGCACTGAGCTGAGGGAGACAAGAggtccaccccaccccctcctggaCCCCCTCAGGAATCCTCAGATGTTCGTTTGTCCACTCATTCACTTACTCACGtacttacagaacacctactacatgccaggcactgtgcagggAGAAAATGATTTACAAAAACATCCATGGGTCTTAGTTTTTGAGAGCCAGATAATTTGAATAGTGACATAAATGAATGTAAAGTCACTGCCATGGTTAGAGCTACAGAAGAGGAGTAATCATGCCTACATGCCACGAGAGGGGCCTGACAGTGATGTGCTGGAGGATTCCTCTTTGGGTGGAGTCTACATCTCCACCCCACTGATGCTGGGCAcgccatatgacttgctttggccagtggatTGAGGGCGGAAATGGGTCTCTGCCAAAGTCTCAGGATGCATCACGTTTCTGTTCACTCTTGTGTGTTTCTGCTGTCACTGTGAGAAGGACATGCCCTGGAAGCCTGTTGGTCCCAGATGGTGAGAAACCCAAGGAACAGACATGGGTCCAACCTGCAGACTGCAGCTGAGCAGCCCAGCCAGCCTGGCCAAGATCACTGACCTAGTCAGGCAGCATCCAGAAAGACTTCCTGGGAGAAGAGGTGCTTAGGCTGAGAACTGAAGGATGAGGAAGAATTTACCATCCCAAGTGAGGAGGGAAAGGTGgtgggaacagcaggtgcaaaggtcctgtggtgGGTGGGAAGAAACGTGTCGCACATGAGTGACTGGTACAGGAGAGCAGAGGGCAAGAGGGGGCTGTGATGAAGAGTTTTAGTTCTGGACCAGAAAGACTACACAGCCCTTAAAAGGATTAAGCAAAAGGAAGGAGGGACCTGATCAGGTTCTCATTTCAAAAGCTGAGGAACTGAAAGGCGTTCTGGGTAGCTGGAGGATGCTTCTATAGCACCGACTCCGTGCTGGACACTGCTCTGAGCCCTTTTCATGTAGTAGACAACTGATCCTTTCAATAATCCTTTGAGGGTTTTATTTgatagatgacaaaactgagtcCCAGGGAGagcaaataacttgcccaagttacAGAGCTAGCGAGAGGCAGAGCTAAGGTTCAAAGCTAAGCCATCCTGCCACCCAAGACTGTGCTCTTCTCCATCTTGGCCTCCCATGCCCATGAGAGTTAAGGCATTTGGATGGACTCTTCAAAGCCAGTTAGAATGCTAAGGTATCAATACTAGACCTTCAAGACACTGGCTGTGTTTCCAACTCAATGAGTGATCTGGGACATCGTGTCACCtctttgggcttcagtttcctgtaTGAGGTGCCCAGCATACAGTAAGTGCTGAAGGAATGACTTAAATGCAGGGAAGGtcccaggcacatagtaggtgcttgataagTGTTTAACGTTGGCGGAAGCAGGTGAGGTACCCGGGACATGATACTCAGGAAATGTTTGTGGGATGTAAGTGAAGGGAAGGTACTAAGCACAGAGTAGTTCTCGATAAACATGCGTAGGTGAGCTGagcagcacatagtaggtgctcaggaagggCTATTCCCATGCCCTCTCAGGGGGTCCTTCCCGAGCTCCTGCCCCCGTTCCTTGTTCCCCTCCGCCTCCTCACCTTTGTTGTAGAGAGAACCGTCAAAGTAGTAGCTGCCGGTGTAGAAGCCGGTGGCCAGCTCGATGAGGTGGCGAGCCCACGTGTTGCCGGCACCTGGGAAGCTGGCCAGAGCGATGAGCTGCTTGGACTTTGCTGGAAGGAACCTTCTGTCCATGCAGCGGTTGTCTGCAAAGGGCAGGGCACAGACAGGGGTCAGTGGCAGGGGCACATCAGAAGGAGCCTGTTCAGAAGGGACCAGGGTGTGAGTCCCATCCCTGCCACTACCCAGCTGTGCAACCCGGTGCTTTCTggacctgtttcctcatttggaaaTGGGAAAATGGTTAtatgagataatacatgaaaaAGGATAAGCACATGGTAGGGATTCAATAAAAGTCAGCCAGGAGGGTGAGccttctctccagcctcagtttctcccctgTCCCAGTGAGTCTCTTATCACCCCCACACCTGCCTCCAGATTAAAACTCACAAATGCCATCCATCTGCATGGGACTGAGTCCAAGGTTTTTATCTTGACCTTCAAGCCCCGTGTGGCCTGGCCCTTACATCCTCGCAGGCTCACGCCACCCACATGCTCTCCCCTCAAACTCCCCCACCTGCCAGCCACTTGGTTCTTTCACTGTCTCATTCGTGCTCTGCTCCTTCCTGACCTGGCAGCTTCAGGTGCGCTGGTCCCTCAGTC
Coding sequences:
- the WSCD2 gene encoding sialate:O-sulfotransferase 2 isoform X2, which codes for MAKLWFKFQRYFRRKPVRFFTFLVLYLTAGSLVFLHSGFVGQPAVSQNQANPAAGAPAEGAELPFLGDLNLGRAFRDTGETSSIARRYGPWFKGKDGNERAKLGDYGGAWSRALKGRVIREKEEERDGSAVFRGCFRRPDNLSLALPVTAAMPNMSVDKCVDLCTEKEYPLAALAGTACHCGFPTTRFPLHEREDEQLCAQKCSAEEFESCGTPSYFIVYQTQVQDNRCMDRRFLPAKSKQLIALASFPGAGNTWARHLIELATGFYTGSYYFDGSLYNKGFKGERDHWRSGRTICIKTHESGQKEIEAFDAAILLIRNPYKALMAEFNRKYGGHIGFAAHAHWKGKEWPEFVRNYAPWWATHTLDWLKFGKKVLVVHFEDLKQDLFVQLGRMVGLLGVAVREDRLLCVESQKDGNFKRSGLRKLEYDPYTADMQKTISAYIKTVDAALKRRNLTGVPDDYYPR